The Amycolatopsis sp. 195334CR genome window below encodes:
- a CDS encoding LmeA family phospholipid-binding protein: MDGGNLFGELAGLAAALVPGTALSPAAILRTAAERVTGRRLAVRVDGRDVEFTVTELDYEADTLRLAAGRLGDVRLVADRVNWAEVPLRRVTVVGRDVRIRSLPAITATPASVELEVRVAAEVVAERIAELRPDLVAELADGFGRVRWAKAPRLGHLDLVPTLTGDAVVLVPRELRVAGLRLPTRVDPITLDLPEFPEGLRLTGIAVRPGELVLELAAAQWPERLARVPLLDLLGWVLRSTG, encoded by the coding sequence ATGGACGGCGGGAACTTGTTCGGCGAACTGGCCGGACTGGCCGCGGCGCTGGTGCCGGGAACGGCGCTCAGCCCGGCGGCGATCCTGCGCACGGCCGCGGAACGGGTGACCGGGCGGCGGCTCGCCGTGCGGGTCGACGGCCGTGACGTCGAATTCACCGTGACCGAACTGGACTACGAAGCGGACACGCTGCGGCTGGCCGCGGGCAGGCTCGGGGACGTCCGGCTGGTCGCCGATCGGGTGAACTGGGCGGAGGTCCCGCTGCGGCGGGTCACCGTGGTCGGGCGGGACGTGCGGATCCGGTCGCTGCCCGCGATCACCGCGACCCCGGCCTCGGTGGAGCTGGAGGTCAGGGTCGCGGCGGAGGTGGTCGCCGAGCGGATCGCGGAACTCCGCCCGGATCTGGTCGCGGAACTGGCCGACGGGTTCGGCCGCGTCCGCTGGGCGAAGGCACCGCGGCTCGGTCACCTCGACCTGGTGCCCACGCTGACCGGCGACGCGGTGGTCCTCGTCCCCCGCGAACTCCGCGTCGCCGGTCTGCGCCTGCCAACCCGCGTCGACCCGATCACGCTCGACCTGCCGGAATTCCCGGAAGGCCTGCGGTTGACCGGGATCGCGGTGCGGCCCGGCGAACTCGTGCTCGAACTCGCCGCCGCCCAGTGGCCGGAGCGGCTGGCGCGGGTGCCGTTGCTCGACCTGCTGGGCTGGGTGCTGCGGTCTACCGGCTGA
- a CDS encoding VWA domain-containing protein: MLTEPSRWRLVLGEPAAPHTCPLDAEAAERDAALDWLYGRDPARAERGERRGGSGPSALTTVDWLDGIHRLFPRATVERLERDAVERYEIHEVVTDPAVLARIEPNPTLLRAILRTKHLMHEGVLAQARRIVEAVVADLTGKLATELGRASSGARTRRPSRFRQARDFDFHGTIRANLAHYRPSSGRIAIAQPRFVSRTRRHAERWQLVLLVDQSASMAGSVIHAAVTASCLWRLPGLSTHLVAFDTELADLTSEVTDPVELLMKVQLGGGTDIARAVAYAATLVENPRRAIVAVISDFFEGGNEQELVRSVARLTGQGTRVLGLAALDEEANPAYHRELAQRLANAGARVGAMTPGELAGFVAERIAR; the protein is encoded by the coding sequence GTGCTGACCGAACCTTCCCGCTGGCGGCTGGTCCTCGGCGAACCAGCCGCCCCGCACACCTGCCCGCTCGACGCCGAGGCCGCCGAGCGCGACGCCGCACTGGATTGGCTGTACGGCCGGGATCCGGCGCGGGCCGAACGCGGCGAGCGCCGCGGTGGCTCCGGCCCGTCCGCACTGACCACAGTGGACTGGCTCGACGGCATCCACCGGCTGTTCCCGCGCGCCACCGTGGAACGGCTGGAACGCGACGCCGTCGAACGCTACGAGATCCACGAGGTGGTCACCGATCCGGCGGTGCTGGCCAGGATCGAGCCGAATCCCACCCTGCTGCGGGCGATCCTGCGCACCAAGCACCTGATGCACGAGGGCGTGCTCGCGCAGGCGCGGCGCATCGTCGAGGCGGTGGTCGCGGACCTGACCGGCAAGCTGGCCACCGAACTCGGCCGGGCCTCCTCCGGTGCCAGGACGAGGCGGCCGTCGCGGTTCCGGCAGGCCCGCGACTTCGACTTCCACGGCACGATCCGGGCCAATCTCGCGCACTACCGGCCCAGCAGCGGGCGGATCGCGATCGCGCAACCGCGGTTCGTCTCCCGGACGCGCCGCCACGCCGAGCGCTGGCAACTCGTCCTGCTCGTGGACCAGTCCGCGTCGATGGCCGGTTCGGTCATCCACGCGGCCGTCACCGCCTCCTGCCTGTGGCGGCTGCCCGGTCTGAGCACGCATCTCGTGGCCTTCGACACCGAACTCGCCGATCTCACCTCGGAGGTGACCGATCCAGTGGAACTGCTGATGAAGGTGCAACTCGGCGGCGGCACGGACATCGCCCGCGCCGTCGCCTACGCCGCCACCCTGGTCGAAAACCCGCGACGCGCCATCGTCGCGGTGATCAGCGACTTCTTCGAAGGCGGCAACGAACAGGAGCTGGTCCGCTCGGTGGCCAGGCTGACCGGACAGGGCACGCGCGTGCTCGGGCTGGCCGCGCTCGACGAGGAGGCGAACCCGGCCTACCACCGCGAACTCGCCCAGCGACTGGCGAACGCCGGTGCCCGGGTCGGTGCGATGACCCCGGGTGAGCTGGCCGGCTTTGTCGCGGAACGGATCGCCCGATGA
- a CDS encoding DUF5682 family protein gives MAATFLGVRHHSPACARLAGSVIHRLRPAHVLVEGPAELNGRLGELLLGHQLPIAVFSHYRDARRTLASWSPFCEYSPEWVALTTGLAVGAQVRFIDLPAWHPALATRRNRYTDAEDRYADAVARLCATFAVDNADSLWDRLFEVEPPDGLPERLTAYFDLLRGESEASEDDAARERYMASWVRAAVADAGAAPVVVVTGGFHRPALERLAAGESDGWPEVPAPPPGATGESFLVPYSFRRLDAFTGYQSGMPSPEYYQLLWEGGPEAAAAGLIEAVVTRLRRRGLPVSTADLVTAHALAAGLANLRGHPRPARADILDALASTLIADDLEQRLPWSTRGPLRAGAHPAVVEMVAALSGDRTGRLHPDTPAPPLVRAVTTELAELGLDGDGPVRLDLGRDGRRSRVLHRLRVLEIPGFERQRGPGSGADPVCTEQWRLTVTELRLPMLIEAGAYGGTPADAAAAVLAERAAGAEVGELAGVLFDAVLCGVVDLAEQLTAELRTGLAAAADLGALGRVLAVVLGLWRHGDLWQTAGSDALAEVLTAAVPRLLWLAEGVRGGPAPADADRLDAMVALRDALRYATPMLDPAAVLAACRRIAADPGAPPDLRGAASGLVWSSGAGDPVGAIPGGPHTVGDWLAGLFAVARAQVLAGNQVLTVLDELVGGMADEEFLVALPALRQAFAYFPPYERRQLAAALRREPPAAPPVPADPSIESTVDALLRAEGLC, from the coding sequence ATGGCCGCCACCTTTCTCGGGGTCCGCCACCACAGCCCGGCGTGCGCGCGGCTGGCCGGCTCCGTGATCCACCGGCTGCGACCGGCGCACGTGCTGGTCGAGGGCCCGGCCGAGCTGAACGGCAGGCTGGGCGAGTTGCTGCTCGGGCACCAGCTGCCGATCGCGGTCTTCAGCCACTACCGCGACGCCCGGCGCACCCTGGCGTCCTGGAGCCCGTTCTGCGAGTACTCGCCGGAGTGGGTCGCGCTGACCACCGGGCTGGCGGTGGGCGCGCAGGTGCGGTTCATCGACCTGCCCGCGTGGCATCCCGCGCTGGCCACCCGGCGCAACCGCTACACCGACGCCGAAGACCGGTACGCCGACGCCGTGGCCCGGCTCTGCGCGACCTTCGCCGTGGACAACGCGGATTCGTTGTGGGACAGGCTGTTCGAGGTCGAGCCACCGGACGGTTTGCCCGAGCGGCTGACCGCCTACTTCGACCTGCTGCGCGGTGAATCCGAAGCGAGTGAGGACGACGCGGCACGTGAGCGCTACATGGCGTCGTGGGTGCGGGCCGCGGTCGCCGACGCCGGTGCGGCGCCGGTGGTCGTGGTCACCGGCGGTTTCCACCGGCCCGCACTGGAACGCCTGGCCGCGGGCGAATCCGACGGCTGGCCGGAGGTCCCGGCCCCGCCGCCGGGCGCCACCGGGGAGAGCTTCCTGGTGCCGTACTCGTTCCGGCGGCTGGACGCGTTCACCGGCTACCAGTCCGGCATGCCGTCGCCGGAGTATTACCAGCTCCTGTGGGAAGGCGGGCCGGAAGCGGCGGCGGCCGGGTTGATCGAAGCCGTGGTGACCCGGCTGCGCCGCCGTGGCCTCCCGGTCTCCACCGCGGATCTGGTCACCGCGCACGCGCTGGCTGCCGGGCTGGCGAACCTGCGCGGGCACCCGCGTCCCGCGCGCGCCGATATCCTCGACGCGCTCGCGAGCACGTTGATCGCGGACGACCTCGAGCAACGGCTCCCGTGGAGCACCCGAGGGCCGCTGCGGGCGGGCGCGCACCCGGCCGTGGTCGAGATGGTCGCCGCGCTCAGCGGGGACCGCACCGGCCGTCTGCACCCCGACACCCCGGCGCCACCGCTGGTCCGCGCGGTCACCACCGAACTGGCCGAACTCGGGCTCGACGGCGACGGTCCGGTCCGCCTCGATCTCGGTCGCGACGGGCGGCGCAGCCGCGTCCTGCACCGGTTGCGCGTACTGGAGATCCCGGGTTTCGAACGGCAGCGCGGCCCCGGCTCGGGCGCCGATCCGGTGTGCACCGAACAGTGGCGGCTGACCGTGACGGAGCTGCGCCTGCCCATGTTGATCGAGGCGGGCGCGTACGGCGGCACCCCGGCCGACGCGGCCGCCGCGGTGCTCGCCGAACGCGCTGCGGGCGCGGAGGTCGGCGAGTTGGCCGGTGTGCTGTTCGACGCGGTGCTGTGCGGGGTGGTCGACCTCGCCGAACAGCTCACGGCCGAGTTGCGGACCGGCCTGGCTGCCGCGGCCGATCTCGGTGCGCTGGGCCGGGTGCTGGCGGTGGTGCTCGGCCTGTGGCGGCATGGTGACCTCTGGCAGACAGCGGGCAGCGATGCGCTGGCCGAGGTGCTGACCGCCGCCGTGCCCAGGCTGTTGTGGCTGGCCGAAGGCGTGCGCGGTGGTCCGGCGCCCGCCGACGCCGATCGGCTCGACGCGATGGTGGCCCTGCGCGACGCCCTGCGGTACGCCACGCCGATGCTCGATCCGGCGGCCGTGCTCGCGGCGTGCCGTCGGATAGCCGCCGATCCGGGCGCGCCACCCGATCTGCGCGGTGCGGCCTCCGGTCTCGTCTGGTCTTCAGGGGCAGGCGATCCGGTCGGCGCGATCCCCGGCGGACCGCACACCGTCGGCGATTGGCTGGCCGGGCTGTTCGCGGTGGCCAGGGCGCAGGTGCTCGCCGGGAACCAGGTGCTGACCGTGCTCGACGAGCTGGTCGGCGGGATGGCGGACGAGGAGTTCCTGGTCGCGTTGCCCGCGCTGCGCCAGGCGTTCGCCTACTTCCCGCCGTACGAACGCCGTCAGCTCGCCGCCGCACTGCGCCGCGAACCACCGGCGGCGCCACCGGTGCCCGCCGACCCGTCCATCGAGTCCACAGTAGACGCTTTACTCAGAGCGGAGGGCCTGTGCTGA
- a CDS encoding DUF4132 domain-containing protein translates to MHHTDPAEHTFTQPAHWRRLLHPRRGGLPGPSPHPGRQALTLLEPLLPALRDAVHHPRGEPAPAKAALAFLDGEPTPPGAAALASMVAVKPGTAPKKSHLERIADLWLLDHGPAFAAEAATCLPLLSAGFDADGFHVREAIPPPRNCGLPADPVVHRLRAHLAEASEVDYRTAVGVLAGHRHTPGQRGVAAFLAPGEAEWAEEFVAEALALGHRAPAEAVLCTLGTGAQLAAACAADTLAWALRNPRVIPTLVDGVGVAAVPALATWATYYGAETTKRVAEALAVLPSDDAFESLLDLADHRPAREALPLAMKRFPVRSLRLLARRCAGPSKPARFAERLLRARVLVDPVVVDEALPTLDEQTRTVVERVRAENRPFPEAPEDALPRVLVVPPWAKPRAITEQVVLDLDPGKPQVTWAPGEREAWRAAKTWAFQQPDALEKAVGQLRAGVLDAHLTGQLLAHGPDEVSGPLLERWRPADLWFAESWLPPALARHELAALPLALHVARAIPQAAGEFLAPFASAEVAALMADWLARLKGRAREVALAWLDRHATTAARLLIPVALGEPGRTRSAAEAAVDHLDPAIVDRAAQAHGPAAAAAMSRFLATDPLDVLPARIPELPDWADPASLPPLLLPDQRALPTAAVRYFLTMLAMSRPGEPYAGVTMVTDLLDRGSLARFGWELFEAWQAVGSPSAHGWPLSALAWLGDDEVARELAVVIRALPGEGGHIRAVLGLDVLAELGTDTALMQLHAIAQKVKFKALKARATDKITEVATGLGLTAEQLADRLVPGFGLSAEGKLRLDYGPRQFLVGFDEQLKPFVTDTDGKRRRELPKPGVRDDADRATAARKRFAALKKDVRTVAADQVRRLERAMVHGREWTVDEFRRLFVEHPLLWHIARRLVWLADSGDGVRAFRIAEDRTFADVADNPFRLTDGDTVRIAHPVHLGETVAAWAELFADYEILQPFRQLGREVHKLTAAERAHHRLDRFADHTVPAGKLFGLGRSGWERSAAQDDGMRPWLFRRVGEASAVVIGLDPGIPFGLVDELPEQRITAVWLNDRPEGALMPRVSGLSFGSLDPVTASEVLAELTELIR, encoded by the coding sequence ATGCACCACACCGACCCAGCCGAGCACACCTTCACCCAGCCCGCCCACTGGCGCCGCCTGCTCCACCCCCGCCGGGGCGGCCTCCCCGGCCCGTCCCCGCACCCCGGCAGACAGGCGCTCACCCTCCTGGAACCACTCCTGCCCGCCCTGCGCGACGCCGTGCACCACCCGCGCGGCGAACCCGCCCCGGCCAAGGCGGCGCTGGCTTTCCTGGACGGTGAGCCCACCCCGCCCGGCGCCGCCGCGCTGGCCTCGATGGTGGCCGTGAAACCAGGCACAGCCCCGAAAAAGAGCCACCTGGAACGGATCGCCGATCTCTGGCTGCTCGATCACGGCCCCGCCTTCGCCGCCGAAGCCGCCACCTGCCTGCCACTGCTCTCCGCCGGTTTCGACGCCGACGGTTTCCACGTGCGCGAAGCGATCCCGCCACCGCGCAACTGCGGCCTGCCCGCCGATCCGGTGGTGCACCGCCTGCGCGCCCACCTGGCCGAAGCGTCCGAAGTGGACTATCGAACCGCGGTCGGGGTGCTGGCCGGGCACCGGCACACCCCCGGACAACGTGGTGTCGCCGCCTTTCTCGCGCCAGGGGAAGCGGAATGGGCCGAGGAGTTCGTGGCCGAAGCGCTCGCGCTCGGCCATCGCGCCCCGGCCGAAGCGGTGTTGTGCACGCTGGGCACCGGCGCCCAGCTGGCCGCGGCGTGCGCGGCCGACACCCTGGCCTGGGCGTTGCGCAATCCGCGGGTGATCCCGACCCTGGTGGACGGTGTCGGCGTGGCGGCGGTACCGGCCCTGGCCACGTGGGCGACGTACTACGGCGCCGAAACCACCAAGCGGGTGGCCGAGGCGCTGGCCGTGCTCCCGTCCGACGACGCCTTCGAAAGCCTGCTCGACCTCGCCGACCACCGACCGGCTCGCGAGGCGTTACCCCTTGCGATGAAACGGTTTCCGGTGCGTTCGCTGCGCCTGCTCGCCCGGCGCTGCGCCGGGCCGTCGAAACCGGCGAGGTTCGCCGAACGCCTGCTGAGGGCACGGGTATTGGTCGATCCGGTGGTGGTCGACGAAGCCCTGCCCACGCTCGACGAGCAGACTAGGACGGTGGTCGAGCGGGTACGCGCCGAGAACCGCCCGTTCCCCGAAGCGCCCGAGGACGCCTTGCCCCGGGTGCTCGTCGTGCCACCGTGGGCGAAACCACGCGCGATCACCGAGCAGGTCGTGCTCGACCTCGATCCCGGCAAACCACAGGTGACCTGGGCTCCCGGCGAGCGCGAGGCGTGGCGCGCCGCGAAGACGTGGGCCTTCCAGCAGCCCGACGCCCTGGAAAAGGCCGTCGGCCAACTGCGGGCCGGCGTGCTGGACGCCCACCTGACCGGCCAGCTCCTCGCGCACGGCCCGGACGAGGTGAGCGGGCCGCTGCTGGAGCGGTGGCGGCCCGCCGATCTCTGGTTCGCCGAATCCTGGCTGCCGCCCGCACTGGCCCGCCACGAACTGGCCGCGCTACCGCTCGCCCTGCACGTGGCCAGGGCGATCCCGCAGGCCGCGGGCGAATTCCTGGCCCCCTTCGCCAGTGCCGAAGTCGCCGCCTTGATGGCCGACTGGCTGGCCCGGCTGAAAGGCCGCGCGCGCGAGGTCGCGCTGGCCTGGCTGGACCGGCACGCCACCACCGCCGCCCGCCTGCTGATCCCGGTCGCGCTGGGCGAACCGGGCCGGACGCGGTCCGCCGCCGAGGCCGCCGTCGACCACCTCGATCCGGCCATTGTGGACAGAGCCGCCCAGGCGCACGGCCCGGCCGCGGCCGCCGCGATGTCCCGGTTCCTGGCCACCGACCCGCTCGACGTGCTGCCCGCCCGCATCCCGGAACTGCCGGACTGGGCCGACCCGGCCTCGTTGCCCCCACTGCTGCTCCCCGACCAGCGAGCGCTCCCGACCGCCGCGGTCCGGTACTTCCTCACCATGCTGGCGATGTCCCGGCCCGGTGAACCGTACGCGGGCGTCACGATGGTCACCGATCTGCTCGATCGCGGTTCGCTGGCGCGTTTCGGCTGGGAGTTGTTCGAGGCCTGGCAGGCCGTCGGCTCACCGAGCGCGCACGGCTGGCCGCTCAGCGCGCTGGCCTGGCTCGGTGACGACGAAGTGGCCCGTGAACTCGCGGTGGTCATCCGCGCGCTGCCGGGCGAAGGCGGGCACATCCGGGCCGTGCTCGGCCTGGACGTGCTGGCCGAGCTGGGCACCGACACCGCGTTGATGCAGCTGCACGCCATCGCGCAGAAGGTGAAGTTCAAGGCGCTCAAGGCCCGCGCCACGGACAAGATCACCGAGGTGGCCACCGGGCTCGGGCTGACCGCCGAGCAACTGGCCGACCGGCTGGTCCCCGGGTTCGGCCTGTCCGCCGAGGGCAAGCTCCGGCTGGACTACGGGCCGCGCCAGTTCCTCGTCGGGTTCGACGAGCAGCTCAAGCCGTTCGTCACCGATACCGACGGCAAACGCCGCCGCGAGCTGCCCAAACCCGGGGTCCGCGACGACGCCGACCGGGCCACGGCCGCCCGGAAGCGGTTCGCCGCCTTGAAGAAGGACGTGCGCACGGTCGCCGCCGACCAGGTCCGCCGCCTCGAACGCGCCATGGTGCACGGTCGCGAGTGGACGGTCGACGAGTTCCGGCGGCTGTTCGTCGAGCACCCGCTGCTCTGGCACATCGCCCGCCGCCTGGTCTGGCTGGCCGATTCCGGGGACGGGGTGCGTGCGTTCCGCATCGCCGAGGACCGCACGTTCGCCGACGTGGCCGACAACCCGTTCCGCCTGACCGACGGCGACACCGTCCGGATAGCCCATCCTGTGCACCTCGGCGAGACCGTGGCCGCCTGGGCGGAACTGTTCGCCGACTACGAGATCCTGCAACCCTTCCGCCAGCTCGGCCGCGAGGTGCACAAGCTGACCGCGGCCGAACGCGCGCACCACCGGCTCGACCGGTTCGCCGACCACACCGTGCCCGCCGGAAAGCTGTTCGGCCTCGGCCGGTCCGGCTGGGAGCGGTCCGCCGCGCAGGACGACGGCATGCGGCCGTGGCTGTTCCGCCGGGTCGGCGAGGCGAGCGCGGTGGTCATCGGCCTCGATCCCGGCATCCCGTTCGGGCTGGTGGACGAGCTCCCCGAGCAGCGGATCACCGCGGTCTGGCTGAACGACCGGCCGGAGGGCGCGCTGATGCCGCGGGTCTCCGGCCTGAGCTTCGGTTCGCTCGACCCGGTGACCGCCTCCGAGGTGCTCGCCGAACTCACCGAGCTGATCCGATGA
- a CDS encoding ABC transporter permease, giving the protein MTTTDHGVRWLLADSWTLTQRGFAHWARNPGPIIFGLLFNVLIVLMFAFLFGGAMRVPGGGDYREFLMPGMFVMTMLFGVGMTATAVLADVERGVTDRFRAMPMASASVLVGRAVADLVLAAVTLVVMVLAGLAIGWSVHGTPAEAVTAFGLILLLRFALIWVGVYIGLTLRGPEAMTGVHTLEFPVGFLSSAFVSPDTMPGWLGAIAEWNPLSATSAAIRDLFGNPGVTGDSWVVRHAAEMAVVWPLVLLAVFLPLSIRAYRRLSR; this is encoded by the coding sequence ATGACCACGACCGACCACGGGGTTCGCTGGCTGCTCGCCGACAGCTGGACGCTGACCCAGCGCGGGTTCGCGCACTGGGCGCGCAATCCCGGGCCGATCATCTTCGGCCTGCTGTTCAACGTGCTGATCGTGCTGATGTTCGCCTTCCTGTTCGGCGGCGCGATGCGGGTCCCCGGCGGCGGGGACTACCGGGAGTTCCTGATGCCCGGCATGTTCGTGATGACCATGCTCTTCGGCGTCGGCATGACCGCCACCGCGGTGCTCGCCGACGTCGAACGCGGGGTCACCGACCGGTTCCGGGCGATGCCGATGGCCTCGGCCTCGGTGCTGGTCGGCCGGGCGGTGGCGGATCTGGTGCTGGCGGCGGTCACCCTGGTGGTGATGGTGCTGGCCGGGCTGGCCATCGGCTGGTCGGTGCACGGCACGCCGGCCGAGGCGGTGACCGCCTTCGGGCTGATCCTGTTGCTGCGCTTCGCGTTGATCTGGGTGGGTGTCTACATCGGACTGACGTTGCGCGGGCCGGAGGCGATGACCGGGGTGCACACCCTGGAGTTCCCGGTGGGTTTCCTGTCCAGCGCCTTCGTCTCACCGGACACCATGCCGGGCTGGCTCGGCGCGATCGCCGAGTGGAACCCGCTCTCGGCCACCTCGGCCGCGATCCGCGACCTGTTCGGGAATCCCGGTGTGACCGGGGATTCGTGGGTGGTCCGGCACGCCGCGGAAATGGCGGTGGTCTGGCCGCTGGTCCTGCTCGCGGTGTTCCTGCCGCTGTCGATCCGGGCGTACCGGCGGCTCAGCCGGTAG
- a CDS encoding TetR/AcrR family transcriptional regulator, with protein sequence MRRNQARRAALVDATIEVLAREGARGLTFRAVDAAAGVPVGTASNYFANRDDLLTQAGQRIHLRLGPGADEIDEIMRAPRDRALVTRLMHDIVRRLSDGRVNYLALLELRLEATRRPELQATLTETLKANLAENIGFHLDAGLPGDRDTVLLLYLAMTGLVVEHLTLPEVLAPFPLDALIETLVDRVTPATTGRVVAKAAPDPE encoded by the coding sequence ATGCGGCGCAACCAGGCCAGGCGAGCTGCCCTCGTCGACGCGACCATCGAGGTGCTGGCGCGCGAGGGCGCTCGCGGGCTGACCTTCCGCGCGGTCGACGCGGCAGCCGGCGTCCCGGTCGGCACCGCGTCCAACTACTTCGCCAACCGCGACGACCTGCTCACCCAGGCGGGCCAGCGCATCCACCTCAGACTCGGCCCCGGCGCCGACGAGATCGACGAGATCATGCGCGCGCCGCGTGATCGCGCGCTGGTGACCCGCCTGATGCACGACATCGTCCGGCGGCTCTCCGACGGCCGGGTCAACTACCTCGCGCTCCTCGAACTCCGCCTCGAAGCGACCCGCCGCCCCGAACTGCAGGCCACGCTGACCGAGACGCTCAAGGCGAACCTGGCCGAGAACATCGGCTTCCACCTGGACGCCGGGCTGCCCGGCGACCGCGACACGGTGCTCCTGCTCTACCTGGCGATGACCGGCCTGGTGGTGGAACACCTGACGCTGCCGGAGGTGCTCGCCCCCTTTCCGCTGGACGCGCTGATCGAGACGCTGGTCGACCGCGTCACCCCGGCAACAACCGGACGCGTGGTGGCCAAGGCGGCCCCCGACCCGGAATAG
- a CDS encoding AAA family ATPase, with amino-acid sequence MTAPKAPSEVQRPPAEVRHAEELARLRETDHDPRPPGWALSLRAARRFIVGDEQAGVRGKFVGDPSLVDRALVALATNRGLLLLGRPGTAKSLLSELIAAAISGDSTLTVQGGAATTEDQIRYSWNYAMLVAEGPSPRSLVPAPMLRGMREGRVVRFEELTRCPLEVQDCLLSLLSERVLAIPELSGEHAAVFAAPGFNVIATANTDDRGVNEMSTALKRRFTFETVFPIADFDTELELVRAEAAALLDRSGVGAAPDRDLLSVLVTTFRELREGTGAERPSAVLSTAEAVSVAHAVGVRGWYLRGEPGTAADLVECLAGTAVKDSEPDLTRLRRYLEHQVPRKQGAYWRALHEARDRLPG; translated from the coding sequence ATGACGGCACCGAAAGCGCCGAGCGAGGTCCAGCGCCCGCCAGCCGAAGTGCGCCACGCCGAGGAACTGGCCCGGCTGCGCGAGACCGATCACGATCCGCGGCCGCCGGGCTGGGCACTGAGCCTGCGTGCCGCCCGCCGGTTCATCGTCGGTGACGAACAGGCGGGCGTGCGCGGGAAGTTCGTCGGCGATCCATCCCTTGTGGACAGAGCGCTGGTGGCACTGGCGACGAACCGCGGGCTGTTGCTGCTCGGCCGCCCGGGCACGGCGAAGTCCCTGCTGTCCGAACTGATCGCGGCCGCGATCAGCGGTGATTCCACGCTGACCGTGCAGGGCGGTGCGGCCACCACCGAGGACCAGATCAGGTACTCGTGGAACTACGCGATGCTGGTCGCCGAGGGCCCGTCGCCGCGGTCCCTGGTTCCCGCGCCGATGCTGCGCGGGATGCGCGAGGGCCGCGTGGTGCGGTTCGAGGAGTTGACCCGCTGTCCGCTGGAAGTCCAGGACTGCCTGCTTTCCCTGCTGTCGGAACGGGTACTGGCGATTCCCGAGCTGTCCGGCGAGCACGCGGCGGTGTTCGCCGCGCCGGGCTTCAACGTCATCGCCACGGCCAACACCGACGATCGCGGGGTCAACGAGATGAGCACCGCGCTCAAACGGCGGTTCACCTTCGAGACGGTGTTCCCGATCGCCGATTTCGACACCGAGCTGGAGTTGGTCCGCGCCGAGGCCGCCGCGTTGCTCGACCGGTCCGGCGTCGGCGCGGCGCCGGACCGCGATCTGCTCTCCGTGCTGGTCACCACCTTCCGCGAGCTGCGCGAGGGCACCGGTGCGGAGCGCCCGTCGGCCGTGCTGAGCACCGCGGAGGCGGTTTCGGTGGCGCACGCGGTCGGCGTGCGCGGCTGGTACCTGCGTGGTGAACCGGGCACTGCGGCGGATCTGGTCGAATGCCTCGCCGGGACCGCGGTGAAGGACAGCGAGCCGGATCTGACCCGGCTCCGCCGTTACCTGGAGCACCAGGTCCCTCGTAAGCAGGGCGCGTACTGGCGCGCGCTGCACGAGGCTCGCGATCGGCTGCCGGGCTGA
- a CDS encoding ATP-binding cassette domain-containing protein — MSSDEFAVQADGLRKHYGDKRALDGFDLRVPRGSVCGLLGPNGAGKTTSVRILATLVRLDGGQARVGGFDVATEPHRVRRTIGLVGQHAAVDEVLSGHQNLVMFARLHHLDRRAAQRRAAELLTRFGLADTGTKPVKSYSGGMRRRLDLAASMILAPAVLFLDEPTVGLDPRGRNEVWEAVRELVADGTTVLLTTQYLDEADQLADRIAVIDHGRVIAEGSPGELKSRIGGDRIDVIPHHAADLAKAAEALKTLLGGEPDVDPDTRRISVRVTGHAAALPGVVRALDDAGVRLDDLALRLPTLDEVFLQLTGRTEATV; from the coding sequence ATGAGTTCTGACGAGTTCGCCGTCCAAGCCGACGGCCTGCGCAAGCACTACGGCGACAAGCGCGCCCTGGACGGCTTCGACCTGCGCGTACCCCGCGGTTCGGTCTGCGGTCTGCTGGGCCCGAACGGGGCGGGCAAGACCACCTCGGTGCGCATCCTCGCCACCCTCGTCCGCCTCGACGGGGGACAGGCGCGCGTCGGCGGGTTCGACGTGGCGACCGAGCCACACCGCGTGCGCCGCACCATCGGGCTGGTCGGTCAGCACGCGGCGGTCGACGAGGTGCTCAGCGGTCACCAGAACCTGGTCATGTTCGCGCGCCTGCACCACCTGGACCGGCGCGCCGCGCAACGGCGGGCCGCCGAGCTGCTCACCCGGTTCGGCCTCGCCGACACCGGGACCAAGCCGGTCAAGTCCTACTCCGGCGGCATGCGGCGACGGCTGGACCTGGCGGCGAGCATGATCCTCGCGCCGGCCGTGCTGTTCCTCGACGAACCCACCGTCGGGCTGGACCCGCGCGGGCGCAACGAGGTCTGGGAGGCCGTGCGCGAGCTGGTCGCCGACGGCACCACGGTCCTGCTCACCACCCAGTACCTCGACGAGGCCGACCAGCTCGCCGACCGCATCGCGGTGATCGACCACGGCCGCGTCATCGCCGAGGGCAGCCCGGGCGAACTGAAGTCGCGGATCGGCGGCGACCGGATCGACGTCATCCCGCACCACGCGGCCGACCTCGCCAAAGCCGCCGAGGCGCTGAAAACCCTGCTCGGCGGCGAACCGGACGTCGATCCCGACACGCGCCGGATCAGCGTCCGCGTCACCGGGCACGCCGCCGCGCTGCCCGGTGTGGTGCGCGCGCTCGACGACGCCGGGGTCCGCCTCGACGACCTCGCCCTGCGCCTGCCCACGCTCGACGAAGTGTTCCTGCAGCTCACCGGCCGGACGGAGGCAACGGTATGA